A window from Sebastes fasciatus isolate fSebFas1 chromosome 22, fSebFas1.pri, whole genome shotgun sequence encodes these proteins:
- the gabarapb gene encoding gamma-aminobutyric acid receptor-associated protein — MKFQYKEEHPFEKRRSEGEKIRKKYPDRVPVIVEKAPKARIGDLDKKKYLVPSDLTVGQFYFLIRKRIHLRAEDALFFFVNNVIPPTSATMGLLYQEHHEEDFFLYIAYSDESVYGSSQREI; from the exons ATGAAGTTTCAGTACAAAGAAGAGCATCCTTTTGAGAAGAGGCGGTCTGAAGGCGAGAAGATCAGGAAGAAGTATCCGGACAGGGTGCCT gtaATTGTGGAGAAAGCTCCCAAAGCCAGAATAGGAGATCTGGACAAGAAGAAATACCTTGTCCCCTCCGACCTGACAG TGGgccagttttacttcctcaTCCGGAAAAGAATCCACTTGCGAGCTGAGGATGCGCTCTTCTTCTTTGTAAACAACGTCATTCCACCCACCTCAGCTACCATGGGACTGTTGTACCAG GAGCATCACGAAGAGGACTTTTTCCTCTACATTGCCTACAGTGATGAGAGCGTGTACGGCAGCAGCCAAAGGGAAATCTGA